In the genome of Quercus robur chromosome 3, dhQueRobu3.1, whole genome shotgun sequence, one region contains:
- the LOC126718154 gene encoding non-specific lipid transfer protein GPI-anchored 1 gives MMNKMKGQSLKMSILFFVLLCGLICEVSGAGVAEKCSQQLSNVAQCLSFASGKAETPTKECCTSVKGMRDSDPECLCFMIQQTHNGSEAIKNLGIQEARLLQLPTACNLKNSSISDCPKLLGLAPGSPDAAIFTNASTATPTPTSSSSSEKANASDTNFGTRLGPHLTGLMAMAIAIFLLAFPAGSAATSIE, from the exons ATGATGAACAAAATGAAAGGGCAATCCCTTAAAATGTCcatcttattttttgtgttgttgtgtgGTTTGATTTGTGAGGTTAGTGGAGCAGGTGTGGCAGAAAAGTGTAGCCAGCAATTGTCGAATGTGGCTCAGTGCCTGAGCTTCGCATCGGGGAAAGCGGAAACGCCAACGAAGGAGTGTTGCACATCGGTGAAGGGAATGAGGGACAGTGACCCGGAGTGCTTGTGTTTCATGATTCAGCAGACTCACAATGGTAGTGAGGCTATCAAGAATTTGGGAATCCAGGAGGCTAGGCTGCTTCAGCTCCCCACTGCATGCAACTTGAAAAACTCTAGCATTAGTGATTGCCCTa AGCTGTTAGGGCTAGCTCCTGGCTCCCCAGACGCTGCGATCTTCACAAATGCTTCAACAGCAACACCCACTCCAACATCATCGTCGTCGTCAGAAAAAGCTAACGCTAGCGACACCAATTTCGGAACTAGGCTTGGACCTCACTTGACTGGTCTGATGGCGATGGCTATAGCCATTTTTCTCTTGGCATTCCCAGCTGGGTCTGCAGCCACTAGTATTGAGTAG